One Panicum virgatum strain AP13 chromosome 9K, P.virgatum_v5, whole genome shotgun sequence genomic region harbors:
- the LOC120650412 gene encoding uncharacterized protein LOC120650412 — translation MGRRLPALCGGGGGRAAATRVRRKRAACSSAPPSKLTVTVAALAGGGGNNKASKGTSSPGCYVDGNGALMVEVGGAAGAGRRKDGGGRRVMVLADGRAEAAGALQWALSQAVRSNDTVILLAVVKPVAQHAVSDSCVKMLGTKSQQHLDAFKTLCESTRPEVKVETCAVEAEERAPAVVEAARRHGASLLVLGQRRRRAVARWLQALWRRRRRGGSPGGAGGMVEHCIEHAPCVALAVRRRSSGGYLVSSKRHKDFWLLA, via the exons ATGGGCAGGAGGCTGCCGGcgctgtgcggcggcggcggcggccgggcggcggcgacgcgggtgAGGAGGAAGCGGGCGGCCTGCTCCTCCGCCCCGCCCTCCAAGCTCACCGTCAccgtggcggcgctggccggcggcggcggcaataaTAAGGCCAGTAAGGGTACTAGCAGTCCAGGATGCTACGTCGATGGCAACGGCGCGCTGATGGTGgaggtgggcggcgcggcgggggccggcaggaggaaggacggcggcgggcggcgggtgaTGGTGCTGGCCGACGGCCGCGCCGAGGCGGCGGGCGCGCTGCAGTGGGCGCTGTCGCAGGCCGTCCGCAGCAACGACACCGtcatcctcctcgccgtcgtcaaGCCGGTCGCCCAACACG CTGTCAGCGATTCGTGTGTCAAGATGCTGGGGACGAAGAGCCAGCAGCACCTCGACGCGTTCAAGACCCTCTGCGAATCAACAAGGCCAGAG GTGAAGGTGGAGACGTgcgcggtggaggcggaggagcgcgcgccggctgtggtggaggcggcgaggcggcacggCGCGTCGCTGCTCGTGCtgggccagcgccggcgccgcgcggtgGCGCGGTGGCTGCAggcgctgtggcggcggcggcggcgcgggggctcccccggcggcgccggcgggatgGTGGAGCACTGCATCGAACACGCGCCGTGCGTGGCGCTGGCCGTGCGGCGGAGGAGCTCCGGCGGCTACCTCGTCTCCAGCAAGCGCCACAAGGACTTCTGGCTCCTCGCCTAA
- the LOC120650411 gene encoding BTB/POZ and MATH domain-containing protein 1-like, whose product MATAASTTTGGGGGLSRSASAIVAVTESGQHQLRIDGYSHTLDVPTGSDIKSPPFRVGGHSWRVCYYPNGLSSAWSEYISLFLRLDGGVPEGVWARHTFSLLSSEGKPPVPYFTNTGKRIFTDWGTSALIRRSELESSEHLRGDSFTIRCDVTVTKEIQTRSVDVVVGAGAAPPPPELHRHLAGLLATGEAADVAFEVDGRTFMAHRCVLMARSPVLHAQLSGGGGGGSTIAVRVEDMEAQDFEALLRYMYTDSLPEMGGEQGEAAAMLPDLVAAANRYGMERLRLLCEDRLRELVDARTVAAILAFAGEHHCHGLKDACLRFLSDPENLREVVKTNGLEHVSKSCPSVLVDLIAKLAAE is encoded by the coding sequence ATGGCGACGGCCGCGTCCaccaccaccggcggcggcggcgggctgtcGCGGTCCGCCTCCGCCATCGTCGCCGTCACCGAGAGCGGGCAGCACCAGCTGAGGATCGACGGCTACTCCCACACCCTGGACGTCCCGACCGGCAGCGACATCAAGTCGCCGCCCTTCCGCGTCGGCGGCCACAGCTGGCGCGTCTGCTACTACCCCAACGGCCTCAGCTCGGCGTGGTCCGAGTACATCTCCCTCTTCCtccggctcgacggcggcgtcccGGAGGGCGTCTGGGCCCGGCACACGTTCAGCCTGCTCAGCAGCGAGGGCAAGCCGCCGGTGCCGTACTTCACCAACACCGGGAAGAGGATCTTCACCGACTGGGGCACCTCGGCCCTCATCAGGAGGAGCGAGCTCGAGAGCTCCGAGCACCTCCGGGGCGACAGTTTCACGATAAGGTGCGACGTCACGGTCACGAAGGAGATCCAGACGAGGAgcgtcgacgtcgtcgtcggcgccggcgcggccccgCCGCCTCCAGAGCTGCACCGCCATCTGGCCGGCCTCCTCGCGACCGGGGAGGCCGCGGACGTGGCGTTCGAGGTGGACGGCAGGACTTTCATGGCGCACCGGTGCGTGCTCATGGCTCGATCGCCGGTGCTCCACGCTCagctctccggcggcggcggcggcggctctacCATCGCCGTACGGGTCGAGGACATGGAGGCGCAGGACTTCGAGGCTCTGCTCCGCTACATGTACACCGACTCGTTGCCGGAGATGGGCGGCGAACAAGGGGAAGCGGCGGCGATGCTCCCGgacctggtggcggcggcgaacagGTACGGGATGGAGAGGCTGAGGCTGCTCTGCGAAGACCGGCTGCGCGAGCTCGTGGATGCGAGGACCGTGGCGGCGATCCTCGCCTTCGCCGGCGAGCACCATTGCCACGGGCTCAAGGACGCATGCTTGCGATTCCTCAGTGATCCTGAAAATCTAAGAGAGGTCGTCAAGACCAACGGCCTCGAGCATGTGAGCAAGAGCTGCCCCTCTGTTCTGGTGGACCTAATCGCCAAGCTTGCTGCAGAGTAG
- the LOC120650410 gene encoding nucleolar protein 14-like, with the protein MAKTKPMAAAAAAGEKKKSKGKKKGKNGPAKVAMKARAAAAAEERSNPFEAIWSRRKFDVLGKKRKGEERRVSRARSEAIRKRENTLLKEFEGSAKSSVFHDRRIGERDDALPEFDKAVLRQQRERLAKFKRESKYSLPDEDEDEINVHNLLSEKDDFDEEVPFDDDSDEEGKMVLSKRRLSLQGGDLPSETDLPQETHGHKSKKEVMMEIISKSKFYKAQKAKEREEDEHLVDKLDSDFASLAQTQALLSLTESTKVKANKSDSSAGLTGKEIFTKAKSDTYEKMVKEMVMDQRARPSDRTKTPEEIAQEEKERLEKLEEERQKRMLGTADSSDEDDDNEDDSHMKLDNSKPISGDDLGDSFTDDSIRKKKGWVDEIYEKEGRKIGDDAAASNDEESDDEHADDDESDDDDDTEDDSNDFGNMSARDWEQSDDDEVDAGDDEMEDGHEKEQEISGKVVKRDSQKLKKESNVKMQVKDGSVPFVIDAPNNLKDLSSLLDGRSETEIIEIISRIRTCNSIRLAAENRRKMQVFYGVLLQYFAVLATQSPVKFKIIDTLVKPLIEMSGETPYFAAICARERLIHTRNRLCEDIKIPGKSSWPNLKTLLLLRLWSLTFPSSDFRHVVATPMLLLMCEYLMRCPIQSGRDVAVGSFLCSMVLTATKESKKFCPEAIAFLQSLLVTSLKGKVGTHLHNQINDQFMELKTLKPWLSIHEQVHEVNPVNVLEIMGMDPDAPYFSSDDFKAGVLLSVAECLRGFVIIHEELSSFPEIFLPISSLLQEILDKSEVPGLLRDIFLEVIDLIKKRSDEHHASREPLRMRKKKPEPIKQLNPKFEENYIKGLDYDPDRERAQMKKLKKRLKSEKSGAMRELRKDNYFLSAVKEKERIKQEQERAEKYGKAMAFLQEQESAFKSGQLGKGKGRKRRR; encoded by the exons ATGGCGAAGACGaagcccatggcggcggcggcggcggcgggcgagaagaagaagagcaaagggaagaagaaggggaagaacgGCCCCGCCAAGGTGGCCATgaaggcgcgcgcggcggcggcggcggaggagcggagCAACCCGTTCGAGGCCATCTGGTCGCGCCGCAAGTTCGACGTGCTCGGCAAGAAGCGCAagggcgaggagcggcgcgtATCGCGCGCCCGCTCGGAGGCCATCCGCAAg AGGGAGAACACGCTGCTCAAGGAGTTCGAGGGGAGCGCCAAGTCGTCCGTGTTCCACGACCGGCGTATCGGCGAGAGGGACGACGCGCTGCCCGAGTTCGACAAGGCCGTCCTCCGCCAGCAGCGCGAGCGACTG GCGAAGTTCAAACGCGAAAGTAAATACAGTCTACCTGATGAGGATGAAGACGAAATCAATGTTCATAACCTGCTCTCGGAAAAGGACGATTTTGATGAAGAGGTGCCTTTTGATGATGACAGTGATGAGGAAG GTAAAATGGTTCTCTCAAAGAGGCGGCTATCTCTCCAAGGTGGTGACCTCCCTTCAGAGACTGATCTGCCACAGGAAACACAT GGGCATAAGAGCAAGAAGGAAGTAATGATGGAGATTATTTCAAAGAGTAAATTTTATAAG GCCCAAAAAGCCAAGGAGAGGGAAGAGGATGAGCATCTGGTAGATAAGTTAGACAGCGACTTTGCATCATTGGCCCAGACACAGGCGCTGTTGTCCTTGACAGAGTCAACTAAGGTCAAGGCGAACAAAAGCGATTCAAGTGCAGGCTTGACAGGGAAGGAGATATTTACAAAG GCAAAGTCGGACACGTATGAAAAAATGGTGAAAGAAATGGTGATGGATCAACGTGCTCGTCCATCAGACAGGACTAAAACCCCTGAGGAAATTGCACAAGAAGAGAAAGAACGTCTTGAGAAGTTAGAG GAAGAACGCCAAAAAAGAATGCTTGGAACTGCTGATTCATCTGATGAGGATGATGACAATGAGGATGATAGCCACATGAAGCTGGATAACTCAAAACCTATATCTGGTGATGATCTTGGCGATTCCTTCACTGATGATTCAATAAGGAAGAAAAAGGGTTGGGTTGATGAAATCTATGAAAAGGAGGGTAGAAAGATTGGTGATGATGCTGCAGCATCCAATGATGAAGAAAGCGATGACGAACATGCTGATGATGATGAGTCTGACGACGATGATGATACCGAGGATGATTCAAATGACTTCGGTAATATGTCTGCTAGAGACTGGGAGcaaagtgatgatgatgaagttGATGCAGGGGATGATGAAATGGAGGATGGTCATGAGAAGGAACAAGAGATCAGTGGTAAAGTGGTGAAAAGAGATTCACAAAAATTGAAAAAAGAATCTAATGTGAAAATGCAAGTCAAGGATGGCAGTGTTCCTTTTGTTATCGATGCACCAAATAACCTGAAAGATCTATCCTCCTTGCTCGATGGTCGTTCTGAAACTGAAATAATTGAGATTATTAGTCGAATACGCACATGCAATTCAATAAGGCTTGCAGCTGAAAACCGAAGGAAAATGCAA GTTTTCTATGGTGTTCTCCTGCAGTACTTCGCAGTTTTAGCTACTCAGAGTCCAGTGAAGTTCAAAATAATCGACACACTTGTTAAGCCTTTGATTGAGATGAGTGGGGAGACTCCATATTTTGCTGCTATCTGTGCAAGAGAGCGACTTATTCATACACGCAATCGTCTATGTGAAGATATTAAGATTCCAG GAAAGAGCAGCTGGCCAAATCTGAAGACGTTACTTCTCCTAAGATTATGGTCTCTAACTTTCCCCTCCTCTGACTTCCGCCATGTTGTAGCAACTCCAATGCTTCTACTTATGTGTGAATATCTGATGCGATGCCCTATTCAATCTGGTCGAGATGTTGCTGTCGGTTCTTTCTTGTGTTCCATGGTGCTTACG GCTACTAAAGAATCAAAGAAGTTCTGCCCTGAAGCTATTGCTTTTTTGCAATCTCTTCTGGTAACATCTCTTAAAGGAAAAGTAGGAACTCATTTGCACAATCAG ATTAATGATCAATTTATGGAGCTCAAGACACTGAAACCATGGCTCAGTATCCATGAGCAAGTGCATGAGGTGAATCCAGTGAATGTACTAGAAATCATGGGCATGGATCCTGACGCCCCTTATTTTTCATCAGATGATTTTAA GGCTGGTGTACTCCTATCTGTGGCCGAGTGTTTAAGAGGCTTCGTTATTATACATGAAGAACTAAGCTCTTTCCCAGAAATCTTCCTTCCAATATCCTCTCTGCTGCAAGAAATTTTGGATAAATCTGAAGTGCCTGGCCTGTTACGAGACATTTTCCTTGAAGTCATTGACTTGATTAAAAAGAGAAGTGATGAACACCATGCTTCAAGAGAGCCACTCCGAATGCGGAAGAAGAAGCCTGAACCAATCAAGCAGTTGAATCCAAAATTCGAAGAGAA TTACATAAAGGGTCTTGATTATGATCCTGATCGAGAAAGGGCACAAATGAAGAAGCTGAAGAAACGTCTCAAGAGTGAGAAGTCAGGGGCAATGCGTGAGCTGCGCAAAGATAATTACTTCCTATCTGCTGTGAAGGAGAAAGAGAGGATTAAGCAAGAGCAAGAAAGAGCTGAGAAGTATGGAAAAGCCATGGCATTCCTTCAAGAACAGGAAAGTGCTTTCAAATCTGGACAGCTAGGGAAAGGAAAGGGCAGAAAAAGGCGGCGGTGA
- the LOC120650413 gene encoding ACT domain-containing protein ACR4-like isoform X1, which produces MSSMDEGYGPTWDSDDEYDNFIRKMNPPRIVIDNESSAEATIVRVDSANEYGILLEVIQVMIDLNLVIGKAYITSDGGWFMDVFNVTDKEGKKIKDEETLAQIEDYIRKSLGADSRYIPSRRRSVGVAAAADHNVIELMGTDRPGLLSEVSAVLASLKCNVVSAEIWTHKTRAAAVMRVTDEDTGLAVTDAERLERIRERLSYLLRGGDLSRGAAMAVSSGTATTHTERRLHQMMLDDGNYEQLQRQAPEQSQRPNVTVRNWNDKDYSVVTIRCKDRSKLLFDTVCTLTDLQYVVFHANIDAKDNQAYQEFYVRHVNGSPMNTETERLRVIQCLEAAIERRVSEGVKLELCTTDKVGLLSEVTRIFRENSLTVTRAEVTTRGRMAVNTFYVRGSAGEAVDQKTIDSIRQAIGQNLQVKGQPEPPEPQKKESPTWFLFANLFRPRSLYSFGLFMR; this is translated from the exons ATGTCCTCCATGG ATGAGGGCTACGGCCCTACTTGGGACAGCGACGACGAATACGACAACTTCATACGCAAGATGAACCCGCCCAG GATTGTGATAGATAACGAGTCCTCAGCAGAGGCCACAATTGTCAGG GTGGATAGCGCAAACGAATATGGGATACTGCTAGAGGTGATTCAAGTTATGATTGATCTCAACCTTGTCATAGGCAAGGCGTATATTACCTCGGATGGTGGATGGTTCATGGATG TCTTCAATGTGACCGATAAGGAAGGGAAGAAGATCAAAGATGAGGAAACCCTTGCGCAGATCGAAGACTACATCAGAAAG TCCTTGGGCGCCGATTCAAGATACATACCTTCACGCCGGAGATCAGTGGGCGTTGCTGCCGCAGCTGACCACAATGTCATTGAGTTGATGGGGACGGACCGGCCAGGCCTGCTCTCCGAAGTCAGCGCGGTGCTTGCCAGCCTCAAGTGCAACGTGGTCAGCGCCGAGATCTGGACTCACAAGACCAGAGCTGCAGCTGTGATGCGGGTCACCGACGAGGACACCGGGCTGGCAGTCACAGATGCTGAGAGGCTGGAGAGGATCAGGGAGAGGCTTTCGTACCTGCTCCGGGGAGGCGACCTCTCCAGGGGAGCCGCCATGGCGGTGTCGTCAGGGACTGCCACCACGCACACCGAGAGGAGGCTGCACCAGATGATGCTCGACGACGGCAACTATGAGCAGCTCCAGCGGCAGGCTCCGGAGCAGTCTCAGAGACCTAATGTCACTGTGAGGAACTGGAACGACAAGGACTACTCGGTGGTGACCATTCGGTGTAAGGACAGGTCCAAGCTTTTGTTTGACACGGTTTGCACTCTGACAGACCTGCAATATGTTGTTTTCCATGCAAACATTGATGCCAAGGATAATCAAGCTTACCAG GAATTCTATGTAAGGCATGTGAATGGATCACCGATGAACACTGAAACTGAGAGATTGCGAGTCATCCAGTGCCTTGAAGCAGCTATTGAACGGAGGGTATCCGAG GGTGTCAAACTTGAGCTGTGCACTACTGACAAGGTCGGCCTGCTATCTGAGGTCACCCGCATCTTCCGTGAGAACAGCCTGACTGTTACCAGAGCAGAGGTGACCACTAGAGGCAGGATGGCTGTCAACACCTTCTATGTCCGCGGTTCTGCGGGCGAGGCGGTCGATCAGAAGACAATAGACTCCATCAGGCAAGCCATTGGGCAGAACCTCCAGGTGAAAGGCCAGCCTGAGCCACCGGAGCCGCAGAAGAAAGAGTCCCCCACATGGTTCCTCTTCGCCAACTTGTTCCGACCAAGGTCTCTCTACAGCTTTGGTTTGTTCATGCGCTGA
- the LOC120650413 gene encoding ACT domain-containing protein ACR4-like isoform X2, translating into MNPPRIVIDNESSAEATIVRVDSANEYGILLEVIQVMIDLNLVIGKAYITSDGGWFMDVFNVTDKEGKKIKDEETLAQIEDYIRKSLGADSRYIPSRRRSVGVAAAADHNVIELMGTDRPGLLSEVSAVLASLKCNVVSAEIWTHKTRAAAVMRVTDEDTGLAVTDAERLERIRERLSYLLRGGDLSRGAAMAVSSGTATTHTERRLHQMMLDDGNYEQLQRQAPEQSQRPNVTVRNWNDKDYSVVTIRCKDRSKLLFDTVCTLTDLQYVVFHANIDAKDNQAYQEFYVRHVNGSPMNTETERLRVIQCLEAAIERRVSEGVKLELCTTDKVGLLSEVTRIFRENSLTVTRAEVTTRGRMAVNTFYVRGSAGEAVDQKTIDSIRQAIGQNLQVKGQPEPPEPQKKESPTWFLFANLFRPRSLYSFGLFMR; encoded by the exons ATGAACCCGCCCAG GATTGTGATAGATAACGAGTCCTCAGCAGAGGCCACAATTGTCAGG GTGGATAGCGCAAACGAATATGGGATACTGCTAGAGGTGATTCAAGTTATGATTGATCTCAACCTTGTCATAGGCAAGGCGTATATTACCTCGGATGGTGGATGGTTCATGGATG TCTTCAATGTGACCGATAAGGAAGGGAAGAAGATCAAAGATGAGGAAACCCTTGCGCAGATCGAAGACTACATCAGAAAG TCCTTGGGCGCCGATTCAAGATACATACCTTCACGCCGGAGATCAGTGGGCGTTGCTGCCGCAGCTGACCACAATGTCATTGAGTTGATGGGGACGGACCGGCCAGGCCTGCTCTCCGAAGTCAGCGCGGTGCTTGCCAGCCTCAAGTGCAACGTGGTCAGCGCCGAGATCTGGACTCACAAGACCAGAGCTGCAGCTGTGATGCGGGTCACCGACGAGGACACCGGGCTGGCAGTCACAGATGCTGAGAGGCTGGAGAGGATCAGGGAGAGGCTTTCGTACCTGCTCCGGGGAGGCGACCTCTCCAGGGGAGCCGCCATGGCGGTGTCGTCAGGGACTGCCACCACGCACACCGAGAGGAGGCTGCACCAGATGATGCTCGACGACGGCAACTATGAGCAGCTCCAGCGGCAGGCTCCGGAGCAGTCTCAGAGACCTAATGTCACTGTGAGGAACTGGAACGACAAGGACTACTCGGTGGTGACCATTCGGTGTAAGGACAGGTCCAAGCTTTTGTTTGACACGGTTTGCACTCTGACAGACCTGCAATATGTTGTTTTCCATGCAAACATTGATGCCAAGGATAATCAAGCTTACCAG GAATTCTATGTAAGGCATGTGAATGGATCACCGATGAACACTGAAACTGAGAGATTGCGAGTCATCCAGTGCCTTGAAGCAGCTATTGAACGGAGGGTATCCGAG GGTGTCAAACTTGAGCTGTGCACTACTGACAAGGTCGGCCTGCTATCTGAGGTCACCCGCATCTTCCGTGAGAACAGCCTGACTGTTACCAGAGCAGAGGTGACCACTAGAGGCAGGATGGCTGTCAACACCTTCTATGTCCGCGGTTCTGCGGGCGAGGCGGTCGATCAGAAGACAATAGACTCCATCAGGCAAGCCATTGGGCAGAACCTCCAGGTGAAAGGCCAGCCTGAGCCACCGGAGCCGCAGAAGAAAGAGTCCCCCACATGGTTCCTCTTCGCCAACTTGTTCCGACCAAGGTCTCTCTACAGCTTTGGTTTGTTCATGCGCTGA